TTACCGCAAATAGTTTGACCATGAAAGAGAGTGTTTGTTCTTGGATTTGTGTAGCTGCTTGAAAAACAGCAACCGTTAATCCGAGTAAAGTGCTGATTAAGATAGGAGGTCCAGATAAAAGAAGAATTAATAACAAAGCTTGATAGGAAAGCTGATAGATTTCTGTATTATACATGGTTTTTTCCTTAAGTTAGCGAAATGATAAAACTAGTCCCTGAATGATCAATGTCCATCCATCTACCATTACGATGAGCAGTAACTTTAAAGGAAGCGCAATTGTTAAAGGGGATAACATCATCATACCCATAGCGAGTAAAATATTAGAGGTAACTAAATCCACTACAAAGAAAGGCAAATAGATTAGTACACCAATTTCAAAGGCAGCTTTAAGCTGTGAAGTAATAAAAGCAGGAATCAAAATGATAAAATCATTAGGTTTTAACCCACCGCGGAATTCTTCTGGTATAGAGCGTTGAGCGAGTTGATAAAAACCACCCATGTGTTTAGCTGTGGTGTTTCTCTGTAAAAAATCACGCATAGGCTCTTTTGTAACATTGATTA
This sequence is a window from Candidatus Rhabdochlamydia sp. T3358. Protein-coding genes within it:
- the sctS gene encoding type III secretion system export apparatus subunit SctS — protein: MYNTEIYQLSYQALLLILLLSGPPILISTLLGLTVAVFQAATQIQEQTLSFMVKLFAVIFTLLIVGGWLSAQILQFTNNIFMNFPKWAS